Proteins co-encoded in one Sporosarcina sp. FSL K6-1522 genomic window:
- a CDS encoding GMC family oxidoreductase, which yields MVIKLDKVDVVVVGTGWAGGVVSAELSKAGYKVVALERGKNVTREDYIGVKDELRYTDRYEMMQNLASETITSRNYIDETALPVRTRKEVMVGTDLGGGSVHWAGATYRWKPYDFEIRSKTIERYGEKKIPADMTIQDWGITYDEMEPYYDRWEKTAGISGEPDPIGDMRSSDYPNPPMKSSPAVNLFMETTKKMGYHPYRVPSGNLSQPYTNPDGEKMNQCMFCSFCSHYGCDFGAKSDPLVTVLPTAMKTGNFEARTGAYVRRVLYNDGKATGVLYTDVMTGEEFEQPADVVVLAAFTFTNNRLLLLSKIGQPYDPKTRTGVIGRNFNAQFNITFLGARGYFKDKKFNYYMGAGALGATLSDFAGDNFDHSNVDFINGGGIELRQYGDGAIATNHVPKGTPGWGEEFKKNSVYYANRSLVVWYTMATMSYWHNFLDLDPMYTDSFNDPLLRVTYKYTDQDRNMAKFGIEKSREIMEAMGADIVDEDEVPEEFDHIYDGMHYAGGVIMGTDPATSAVNNYLQMWDVNNLFVVGASAFPQFAGHHPTATVGALAYRASEGIVNYLKNGGQLVKGEQKSHSI from the coding sequence ATGGTCATTAAATTAGACAAAGTGGATGTAGTGGTGGTAGGTACAGGCTGGGCAGGTGGTGTTGTCTCTGCCGAACTTTCAAAAGCAGGCTATAAAGTCGTTGCGTTAGAACGTGGTAAAAATGTGACCCGGGAAGACTATATTGGCGTGAAAGATGAGCTACGTTATACGGATCGTTATGAGATGATGCAGAACCTAGCATCTGAAACCATTACGTCTCGAAATTATATCGACGAAACAGCATTGCCTGTTCGAACACGTAAAGAAGTAATGGTAGGCACGGATTTGGGGGGCGGGAGTGTGCACTGGGCAGGTGCGACATATCGCTGGAAGCCTTATGATTTTGAAATTCGTAGTAAAACGATTGAACGTTACGGAGAGAAAAAGATTCCCGCTGATATGACCATTCAAGACTGGGGTATCACATACGATGAGATGGAACCGTACTATGATCGTTGGGAGAAAACCGCAGGAATTTCAGGGGAACCGGACCCAATTGGTGATATGCGTTCCAGTGATTATCCTAATCCGCCAATGAAGTCATCGCCAGCTGTCAACTTGTTTATGGAAACTACGAAAAAAATGGGTTACCACCCTTATCGAGTGCCGTCAGGGAATTTATCGCAACCTTATACGAATCCTGATGGGGAAAAGATGAATCAGTGCATGTTTTGTTCGTTTTGTTCACATTATGGATGTGACTTCGGTGCCAAATCTGATCCACTGGTGACGGTGCTTCCAACAGCCATGAAGACCGGAAATTTCGAAGCCAGAACAGGTGCCTATGTTCGTCGTGTCTTATACAATGATGGTAAAGCAACAGGTGTCCTCTATACGGATGTTATGACTGGAGAAGAATTTGAGCAACCTGCAGATGTGGTTGTACTAGCTGCCTTCACATTTACGAACAATCGTTTATTACTGTTATCTAAGATTGGACAGCCTTATGATCCGAAAACGAGAACAGGTGTAATTGGAAGAAACTTTAATGCTCAATTTAATATTACTTTTCTTGGTGCGAGAGGATATTTCAAAGACAAGAAATTTAATTATTACATGGGAGCTGGCGCATTAGGTGCGACGTTAAGTGATTTTGCAGGCGATAACTTCGATCATTCCAATGTAGACTTTATCAATGGTGGTGGAATCGAATTACGACAATACGGAGACGGAGCAATTGCGACCAACCACGTGCCAAAAGGTACACCAGGATGGGGCGAAGAGTTTAAAAAGAACTCAGTCTATTATGCAAATCGCTCCCTTGTCGTATGGTATACAATGGCAACCATGTCCTATTGGCATAACTTTTTAGATTTGGATCCAATGTATACGGACAGTTTCAATGATCCACTACTGCGTGTCACTTATAAATATACGGATCAAGACCGGAATATGGCTAAATTCGGCATCGAGAAATCACGTGAAATCATGGAAGCAATGGGCGCGGACATCGTTGACGAGGATGAGGTTCCAGAAGAATTTGATCATATCTATGATGGTATGCATTACGCAGGCGGCGTCATTATGGGAACGGATCCAGCGACGTCTGCGGTTAATAATTATTTGCAAATGTGGGACGTCAATAATCTTTTCGTAGTGGGCGCATCTGCCTTTCCACAATTTGCGGGGCATCACCCAACGGCAACAGTGGGAGCATTGGCTTACCGTGCGTCCGAGGGAATTGTGAATTACTTGAAGAATGGTGGTCAATTAGTGAAAGGCGAACAAAAAAGTCATAGTATTTGA
- a CDS encoding metalloregulator ArsR/SmtB family transcription factor: protein MNEKESIIHHVSHLDEETLFVVSQTFKALSDPTRIRILNLLCVEEHSVNDIAETLDLGQSTVSHQLRFLKNLRLVKFRREGTTIYYSKDDDHVMNLLTQAIEHATHN from the coding sequence ATGAATGAAAAAGAGTCAATCATTCACCATGTATCGCATTTGGACGAAGAAACATTATTTGTGGTGTCTCAAACATTTAAAGCATTGAGTGATCCAACACGTATACGTATCTTAAATTTATTATGCGTGGAAGAGCATTCTGTCAATGATATCGCAGAAACGTTAGATTTAGGCCAGTCGACAGTTTCGCATCAGTTACGCTTTTTGAAAAATTTACGGTTGGTGAAATTTAGAAGAGAAGGTACAACGATTTATTATTCGAAAGATGATGACCACGTGATGAATTTGCTCACGCAAGCGATTGAGCATGCGACGCATAACTAA